In Candidatus Woesearchaeota archaeon, the sequence CCCCCGCCGTACAGTAACCACCCCATCAACTACATTAATATCGCTTCGCTTCAAATTAACAAGCTCTTGTAGTCGCAAGCCAGAGCTATACAACAGTTTCACCACAAGTCGATGTTTTACATTATCAAAGAGCCCAACAAGTTCTCTCATCTGCTGTTTACTCAATATTTTCGGCAACTGCCTTAGTCGCTTCTTTTTTGGAACATCCTGTTGTGTAAAAGGCTTCTTAAGAACTGCAGAAAAGAAAAAAAGCAAAGCCGCATGATACAACCGTGCAGTATTCTCACTCACCTTAACCCATAAAAGAAACGACCTAACACTCGAAACATCCAAGTTTAATCCCCTTTCTCGAGCAAACCGCACATACATCCCTACACAATAATTATAAGTCCTAATCGTAGCAGCGCTAAACCCTCTTAAAACACATTCATCCCGAAGCTCTTGCAATAAACGCCCTGTATCAATTGCATAACTCATAAAAGAACTCAAACAAAAATAATTTTTATAATCTCCTCCTCAAAACCCGTAAATCCTTCGGATTTACAATCTTCAGAGAAAAATCAGAAACAACATAACACTCCTTAGACCGAAAAACTCGGCCTAATATGTGTTTTCCACGAATTTTGTTTTTGTCTCTAACACTTGCTAAATTAAGAATAAAGTTCAGAGTTACAACTCAATTATTAGAGCAAACTTTTCGTGCTTAACGTCTTTTGCTCGTCAATCCACATCAATGCGAACAATCGCATAACAGTTGGGTTTAACGAAATTTTTTGAACCGACTAAACATATATTTTCAACATAAGAATTTGTAAACTAAATAGTCAGATAATGATCACAACTATTTTTTTTATAAATGGTTCAAAAAACTAAGCAAAAAACTACACTCAAAGCAAAAACAAAACTTCTTCGTCAGCTTCGCTTCCTCGACCCACGCCTTGCAGGCTCTCGCATTACATGCTCGGGGCGGGAAAACAGCAGTTTAGAGGTTCCGCCATTGCAGGCTCCACCCAACTTTCCACGCCCAAAGGCATTGATAGTGGAAAGTTCTCCAAACTGCGATGTTAAGTCGAATTGAGTTTTTACAAGTTCAATGAAAAAGTATTTATACTTCTTTCAAATATTTTTTGTTGGTGATACAATATGAGTCATTTTAGCAACGAATTTGGTAAACAAATTGGATTAATTCATTCTGCAATGAATAATTTAAAAGAAATCCATGATCAACATCCTGAGGAAAAATATTTCGAGAATTACGATATAACAAAAGCTATTGAAGATAAAAAAAAAGAAATTCTTAATGCTTTTGAAAAAATTGAACAATTAGATTCTAAAAAAATTATTCTTGAAAATAAAGCAAATAATGTATTACATGAATTGGAAGAAGAGTTCAAAAGATTAACTCAAAAGTTTCAACGATTAGAATCTTTTGAAAGACAACTAAATGAGCATTTTCAGAATATGAGTCGTGCTAAAAAAGAATTTCTTGAAATGTTTGAAAGAAAACAGCTAAATAAAGGCGTTATAGATAAAATTGTCCAGAGTATGAATTGGATTTATAAAGAAACTGAAGAAGATCGAAAAGAACTTTTCGATGTGGAGAATGAACTTAATAAAAGTGAGAAAATGATTTCTCATTTGAAAAAATATTTGAAAAAAGAAGATTGAAGAACTTGTAAAAACTCAACTTCTCGTTCGGCTGTGCCTCTCTGCGACCCACGCCTTGCAGGCTCTCCTCCTTTCAGTCGTCGGGGCGACTTAACAGGGCTTAAAGAGCTCCGTCTTGCAGACTCCGCCCGAATTTCTCCTTTCAGTCAAAACTCTCCTTAAGCCCGATGTTAGTTGCAATTATCAGAGTTGCTAGAGAAAAATTTATAACCCTTTAACCGCATCATAATATTATGACGACTTTAATTTACACCTTTGAAAAATTCCATAATCTAAAAAGTAATCCTGCACATGAAGTTGGAAAAGCAATAATAGACCTATTTAATTCCAAAGATGTCGAATTAATTCAATTACCCGTCACATACAATTGCTGGGACTTATTAAAAGAAAAAATTCATGAGTTCAACCCAGAAATTGTTTTAGGACTAGGAGTTGCAATGGGAATAAATAAAGTTAAAATAGAAAAAATCGGATTAAACTTTAAACATGCAGAAATTCCTGACAATGAAGGAATAAAAATTCAATCTGAAAAAATTTCTATGAATAATTCCTTAGCATTTGAAACTGATATTGATATATTGAATTTTTCAGATAAATTAAAAGAAAAGGGAATTCCTGCTGAAGTATCATTCCATGCAGGAACTTATATCTGTAATTATGCTTATTATAATTGCCTCAGTTATTTAAAGGATAAAAAAATTAAAACTTTATTCATTCATGTCCCAGCATCTCCAAAAGAAGTAATTGAATTAAATAGTAATATTGCATCTTTTCCAACTAATCTTATTGCAGAAGGAATTTTTCAAATATTAAAAGAAACGCAACTCTGATAACTCTTCGGGTTTCGGCTTCGCCGACCGTTGCACTAACCCTCGGTCACTTCGTGACACAACTAACAGGAATTTAACGGTTACGAAACCTTGCAGGTTTCTCCACCCAAATCGCCTTCGGCGACTTCGTTAAATTCCGATGTTTATGTCTAATTTTTATTTTACCCTTCAACAATAGAAACCTTTTTTAAGCTCAGTCAATTATCAAAAAATATGAGTCAAGATATCATTTCAGTAGAAAATTTTTACTTTATTGGTCGAAACCTAAATAGAGAAATAATTAATCACATTGGAAAAGTAAAAGATAGAAATGATTTCACCATTGATGTTGAAATGGGAGTTTCTACAACAATAAGTTACAAAAAACCTCTAATATATGATTCAAGACAATATGAAGATATTAGAATAGTTTCTTTTGTTCAAAATGAACAAAGTGCAAAGACAAATGTTTGGGGAAGACCCTTGAACGGAAGATGTTTAGATGAAGTATTATTAAATGAATTTTCATCTCAATACAGGCCCCATGATTTGCCCTTAAAACATTCTCAAACAGTAGATAAATTAGAAGAATATCATCTTGAACTACATAAAAAAGATTTATATCTTGACAAAAAAACAATTACAGAAGAAACTGAGCTTAAATTCTAATTCTTACGGGTAAAAGAAAAACTCTCCGTTCCTCACTTCGTTGCGGTACTCGGGGACGGCTTGCAGCCTCTCGAACTAAAGTTCTCGCCCAGACATAACAGCACCTTAACGGTTCCGCCTTGCAGGCTCCACCCAACTTTCCACGCCTTCGGCTTTAATTGTGGAAAGTTCAGCAAACCCTGATGTTTAACGCAATCTTTTTCTTTAGTATGATAATAATAAAAAGTCAATTAGTAATCTTTAGTGTCAGCTTGCTGGTGCGCGAAATTTGCTTCCAACAAAAAACAATTAAGTTACATATTAAAAGAAAAAGACTTCTTCGTTACGCGCAAGCGCTCACTACGACCACGGCCTTGCAGGCCTCTCAGACCAAAAGGTCTTCGGGGCGTCAAACAGGAGCATAGTCACTCCAGTTGCACTTCCGTTCCGAATTTTGACAGCTTCGCAATTAATCGTCAAAGTTCATCAAGCCCGATGTGTTAAACGTAATTGTTTGTTTTGGAGTTTTTTGAAGCAATATTTATAAAGAAAAGCAACCATTTAAAATATAT encodes:
- a CDS encoding tyrosine-type recombinase/integrase; amino-acid sequence: MSYAIDTGRLLQELRDECVLRGFSAATIRTYNYCVGMYVRFARERGLNLDVSSVRSFLLWVKVSENTARLYHAALLFFFSAVLKKPFTQQDVPKKKRLRQLPKILSKQQMRELVGLFDNVKHRLVVKLLYSSGLRLQELVNLKRSDINVVDGVVTVRRGKGGKDRITLFAKDLEQDLLVYYSQTGFVSPYVFEGRGGGKYAKKSVQKLLENAGKQLGVRITPHMLRHSFATHLVEAGVDIRYVQKLLGHSDVSTTGVYVHVAKKDLRGIQSPLDVLC
- a CDS encoding pyroglutamyl-peptidase I; protein product: MTTLIYTFEKFHNLKSNPAHEVGKAIIDLFNSKDVELIQLPVTYNCWDLLKEKIHEFNPEIVLGLGVAMGINKVKIEKIGLNFKHAEIPDNEGIKIQSEKISMNNSLAFETDIDILNFSDKLKEKGIPAEVSFHAGTYICNYAYYNCLSYLKDKKIKTLFIHVPASPKEVIELNSNIASFPTNLIAEGIFQILKETQL